The Bacillota bacterium genome includes the window CATCGCTATTCAGGAGAACCTCGGAGCGGATATCATCATGGCCTTTGACGAGTGTACTCCCTATCCCTGTACGGAAGAATATGCCAGGGAGTCCCTGGAGCGCACCACCCGGTGGGCCATGCGATGTCTGCGTGCCAAAACCAGGGAGGATCAATTGCTATTCGGCATTGTGCAAGGGAGTACCTTCGCACACCTGCGGCGGGAGAGTGCTAAACAGATCGTGGACCTGGATTTCCCGGGGTACGCGATTGGCGGTCTGAGCGTGGGTGAGCCCAAGGAACTGATGTACGAGATGCTGGATGTAACCGTTCCTGAGCTACCCGAGGAGCGGCCCCGTTACCTGATGGGGGTGGGTTCTCCCGATGATTTGGTGGAGGGGGTGGCCCGAGGCATTGACATGTTCGACTGCGTATTGCCCACCCGGCTTGGCCGCCACGGGACCGTTTACACCTCCACAGGCAAACTGGTGATCCGCAATGCCCAGTACAAGGAGGACCCCAAGCCCATGGATCCGGCCTGTGGGTGTTGGGCCTGCCAGAACTTCTCCCGGGCCTATGTGCGGCACTTGCTCCATGCCGATGAGGTGTTGGGTATTCGGCTGACCACCTACCACAACCTGTATTTTCTGGGACAATTAATGGCAAGAATAAGGGAAAGTTTGGCCCAGGGATCATTTCCGGAGTTTTACCGGAGGTTTAAGGAACAATGGTCTTTGGCCTAAGGGAGATTTAGGCTGAGGACCTTAAAGACAAGACGAGGGGGTAATACTTTGTTGCTACCATTGTTGACAACAGAAGTGGCAGAAACGACGACGACTGGTGGAGCTCAGGGGCTAGTGAGCAGCCTGGTCTTCTTCGGGCTCATGTTGGGACTTTTTTACCTCATGTTGATCCGGCCCCAGCAAAAGCAGCAAAAGCAACGGCAAGAGATGCTCGGCAACCTGAAAAAGGGCGATCGGGTGATTACCATCGGTGGTATCTATGGGGAAATTGTTAAGATCAGCGATGATGATGTGACCTTGAAGATTGCCGACAACGTAAACATCCGGGTCACCAAAGGCGGTGTCGGCCGGGTGCTTAGCGAATAGAGGGATTGTCTTGCCGGTCACCCTTGCCACGATCAAGCAAAACCACACCATCAACACCTTTCTGCGTCAGGCGGACCGGAATCTAGCCATCTTGGGCTTGACGGAACACGGGTTCCGGCATGCCAATTTGGTGGCGCAGATCGCGGGGAACGTACTGGAACGCTTAGAGTATCCCCCGCGCGAGGTGGAGTTGGCACAGGTCGCCGGCTATTGCCATGACATCGGTAACCTGATTAGCCGGGCCAATCACGGGGGCTTTGGGGCCTGTTTGTTGTTTCCCATTCTGAAAGAGCTGGGGATGTCCGACGAAGAGAGCGCGATCATCATTTCCGCGGTGGGTAACCACGAGGAGGAAGTGGGTACTGCGGTTACGCCAGTGTCGGCGGCGTTGATCCTCGCGGACAAAAGCGATGTGCACAGGACGCGGGTGCGTAACCCCGATCAGGCCACCTATGATATCCACGACCGGGTGAATTTCGCCGCGGTGCGCTCCTTTGTGAACGTAGACAAGGAAAAGAGGACCGTAGCTTTGGAGCTTACCATCGAGCGGGAGATCTGCCCGGTGATGGACTACTTTGAGATCTTTCTTTCCCGGATGGTGATGTGTCGACGCGCCGCGGAGCTTTTGGACTGTCAGTTTAAGTTGGAGATTAACGGCGCTAGTCTTCTGTAGCCGCATCTTCTTTGGTGTGGGTGAAATTGCCGGTGGGTTCCGTTATGAAACGGGGCATTGCTGTGCTACAATGCAGTGGAGGCTAAGGGTGGATGGTAGACCTAGAAGGTAGGCAGAGTGTTGCATTTTGCCAAAATGCTAGGAGGAAGCAAAACATGCACAAAGGAAACCGAATCAGACTGGTGGTGGTGTTAGCCTTGCTGGTCGCGGCCGGTGTTCTTCTGTACCGGATGCCCCTGCGACTGGGCCTAGACCTGCAAGGCGGTGTCCACGTGGTGCTGCAGGCGAAAGGCAGCGACGATGTGGAAGTGGATGAGGATTTGATGCAGCGGGTGATTACAGTCATCGATCGCCGGATCAATGCCCTGGGGGTTACCGAGCCGGTGATTCAACCGGAGGGCGTGGATCGGGTGATTGTGGAATTACCGGGGGTCCATGATCATGAAGAGGCACTGCGGGTGATTGGTCGTCCTGCCCAATTGGAGTTTTGGGATCCCTATGGCAATACGGTGCTGACCGGGGCGGATCTGGCCGATGCACGACAGAGTTTTGACAACATGGGGCGGCCGGGGGTCGCGGTCACCTTCAACAGGGATGGGGCCCGGAAATTCGCCGAACTGACGGCCCGCTCCCTGGGGATGCAATTACCCATCGTCCTGGACGGAGAGATCATCAGTAGTCCTCGGGTAGAAACCATCATCCCCGACGGAAAAGCGATTATCTCCGGGGCCTTCACCATTGAAGAGGCCCAGGAGTTGGCCCTTCAGTTGAGGGCCGGAGCCTTGCCGGTACCCCTGGAGGTCCTGGAAGTACGCAATGTGGGTCCCAGCCTGGGCCAAGAGTCCATTGATGCCAGCTTGAAGGCCGGAATCATTGGTGTTCTTTTAGTCTTTCTCTTCATGCTTCTTTATTACAAACTGCCCGGTGCTGTGGCGGACCTAGCGTTGGCCATCTATGTGGTCCTGGTGTTGGGTGTGTTCACTGCCTTGCGGGCCACCTTGACCCTGCCGGGAATCGCGGGTTTCATCCTGTCTATTGGGATGGCGGTGGATGCCAACGTTATCATCTTTGAACGGCTGAAGGAGGAACTGGCCGCAGGCAAGCGGCTGCGGGCGGCCATTGATGCGGGATTCCATCGGGCCTTGCCCGCCATTGCCGATGCTAATATCACCACCCTCATTGCCGCGGTGGTATTGTTCATTTTCGGTAGTGGACCGATACGCGGCTTTGCGGTGACCTTGGGGATCGGTATTGTGGTCAGTATGTTTACCGCCATCGTGGTGACAAGACTATTCTTGCATCTGGTGGTGGATCGGAATCCGGAGAAGTATGCCAAGTACTTCGGGGTGAGGGGGTTGAATCAATGAAGCTTGCGGAAAGGAAAAAACTGTGGTTGGGGACTGCAGCCTGCCTCGTCCTGGTCAGCATACTTCTTCTGCTTACCAAGGGCCTGAACTTCGGAATTGACTTCACCGGTGGGACCCTCCTGGAACGGCGACTGCCCGTAGCCACCAATGGTACCGAGATCATGGAGCAGTTGTCCCAGTTGGATCTGGATCTGGGGCAGCCGGTGATCCAGATGGCGGGAGACCGCGATGCCATCATCCGTACAGCGCCCCTGGATAGTACTGAGATCGATCTGGTGGATGCGAAGCTAGCAGAGGCCTATGGGGATGTGGAGGTCCGGCGCACCGAGATGGTGGGTCCTG containing:
- the tgt gene encoding tRNA guanosine(34) transglycosylase Tgt, with the translated sequence MGLSFQVLGRCGTTRARLGLLTTPHSQIPTPVFMPVGTQATVKTMASHELKALGFQIILANTYHLYLRPSDGLIARLGGLHRFMNWSRSILTDSGGFQVFSLSELRTITEEGVTFRSHLDGSEHFIGPEKSIAIQENLGADIIMAFDECTPYPCTEEYARESLERTTRWAMRCLRAKTREDQLLFGIVQGSTFAHLRRESAKQIVDLDFPGYAIGGLSVGEPKELMYEMLDVTVPELPEERPRYLMGVGSPDDLVEGVARGIDMFDCVLPTRLGRHGTVYTSTGKLVIRNAQYKEDPKPMDPACGCWACQNFSRAYVRHLLHADEVLGIRLTTYHNLYFLGQLMARIRESLAQGSFPEFYRRFKEQWSLA
- the yajC gene encoding preprotein translocase subunit YajC, with product MLGLFYLMLIRPQQKQQKQRQEMLGNLKKGDRVITIGGIYGEIVKISDDDVTLKIADNVNIRVTKGGVGRVLSE
- a CDS encoding HD domain-containing protein; translated protein: MPVTLATIKQNHTINTFLRQADRNLAILGLTEHGFRHANLVAQIAGNVLERLEYPPREVELAQVAGYCHDIGNLISRANHGGFGACLLFPILKELGMSDEESAIIISAVGNHEEEVGTAVTPVSAALILADKSDVHRTRVRNPDQATYDIHDRVNFAAVRSFVNVDKEKRTVALELTIEREICPVMDYFEIFLSRMVMCRRAAELLDCQFKLEINGASLL
- the secD gene encoding protein translocase subunit SecD codes for the protein MHKGNRIRLVVVLALLVAAGVLLYRMPLRLGLDLQGGVHVVLQAKGSDDVEVDEDLMQRVITVIDRRINALGVTEPVIQPEGVDRVIVELPGVHDHEEALRVIGRPAQLEFWDPYGNTVLTGADLADARQSFDNMGRPGVAVTFNRDGARKFAELTARSLGMQLPIVLDGEIISSPRVETIIPDGKAIISGAFTIEEAQELALQLRAGALPVPLEVLEVRNVGPSLGQESIDASLKAGIIGVLLVFLFMLLYYKLPGAVADLALAIYVVLVLGVFTALRATLTLPGIAGFILSIGMAVDANVIIFERLKEELAAGKRLRAAIDAGFHRALPAIADANITTLIAAVVLFIFGSGPIRGFAVTLGIGIVVSMFTAIVVTRLFLHLVVDRNPEKYAKYFGVRGLNQ